In Platichthys flesus chromosome 6, fPlaFle2.1, whole genome shotgun sequence, the genomic stretch tgtgggaatgggtgaatgtaaaattgtactttaaaaagctttgagtggtcatcaagacaagaaaagtgctatataaatacaaaaccatttaatgTGGGCCTTGAAACTCAGATCTGATTCTTAAATGACACCTTAACTTGTCGCACCTGATTTTATCTAAGGTGTTAACCTACCAAGATTATTTTGTAGCgtttcaaattttttttggGGGACTTTCGAACTAAAAGGATATCTGTTTTTTGCTCATCCATGTATTTATTGCTAACAGGACATTTTGTGATGGAGTGCAGAACATCCTCATCATTTGGCTCAGCAGCGATGTTCAATTGTTTATTATCTCCGTAACTAGGGAAAGAAACATTGGGCGCTGaccctctgaacagtcaccatgtacattgtgctcccccactcatacaaatacacttacttcacatatattcattaatttaatattccccacttcttcacgctgtaaactgctgcttcatttgactttgatttgactatgttatatgttatacatatattcatattatttaatttaatattcccccatccttcaccctgtaaactgctgcatCACTTAACTAAgttatatgttacgatgttatgttatatgttatgttacatagaatgtcatttttctattttgtaaagtcgtctactgcgtagatgttgcctgTCACAAAAAtgtcactgctccgatgacgctgtcattggtgcatgtgacaataaactttgatttgatttgatttgagatgATGTCACCCAGTGGCAGCATGTAAAGTGAAAGTAATAAAGGTCCAAGCCAGCCCCCTTGTGCCCTCACGCAACCCAGACTGGGTTGCCTCACAGCACGAGTATGTGCAGGGGTACACTCCAGTATCGGCGAATGCAATAATGGAACAACTTTTCTTCCTAATTACTAAGAATAAAGAGTAACCAAGCTTCATAGGACTGAAGACCCTGAAGTAAATCTGAAGTTATCCTGAAAGTATCCCGATAACTGTATATCCTGCTTAGTAGGGCCCAGGCATTTGGTGATTATATACCCATATTCATATATTTCAGCTTAACCCACCTTCACATTATTCATTTCTAGGGAGATTTACCACAGTGCTTTACCATCCTCATGTATACATAGTTTATATCAATATTTCCACTCTGAGATGACTTTGTAACCAAGCTTTGTGTGAATTACTAATTGATAGAATAAATTCTGTCATTTTTTATCAACATTAGTTCAAACCAATAATTTTATGTTGCAATGTACTTATAAATCTGAAGGGAGGTTGGGATCtgttaaagaaaaagaacagattTATGGTGAAATTGTATATTGTGTCAGGACAGTGTTACCAGTCTTCATACGATCAGTGGAGGTCAAATTCCAGagttatttatatctttatctGGTCCTAATTTAAATGGTGCTCATGTGCAGTAATACATCTTTTCTCTCCATTCTTCAAAACTCGGCTTGTCCTTGCcaaaacataattaatttaGTTGAAATGTCAtaattacacaattttaagaACATGTTGTCCTAAGATGGAATTGATGTTAGGACATGCTTTATCCATTTATCTGTTAGAATGGAATGTGCACCATTTAGTCAAGCAAAGTTGCATTTGTCTAGCGCTGTTTGTACACAGTGGCAGTTTGGTGTGCTTTAATAAACTTgataaaatcattttaagagAAAAATTAAATTGACACCAAATCAGACTTCactcaaataaaaatcaagttggatttttcttttaaatgtggaAATAGCAGTGAATTATTCCCGGTAATCTGGGACTTTGCAGTAAACAGGACCAAAGGGATTTAAAGCGTTTACATTTAAAGGTTAAGAGTGTAgaattaagtgacatctagtggtgaagttacattttgaagctgaacacccctcacctcaccctccccttccaaacattagagagaacctgtggtagccttcagttgtcataacaaCTAAAAAggagtttagtttgtccagtttccATTAGGCGTCTTATAAAATCCTGTGTTGTACCTGTGTTTTTATGGATTTtcattcctcctctgtctttgatATCAAGGCCTCCTCAAGGTAATGGTAGGAGAAGCACTGTGTATGTAGTCCTTCAAAAATATCACTACATTATCCAATCTTCTACAGATTAATGCATGGAATAGTTTACATGAAACTGCTATAGTTACTAGTTAGTGTGTTACCTGCATGACTTTGAAAGTTCATCATCGACTCTGGATCTGCTGATTAAACTACAATAccaataacaaataacaatgacaataaaagatAGCATACTATTATATAATACAAATTACTATATTATACCATAATATCAGACTTCACCTTTTCATTGTTgcctttattcatttatttaaaaaaacaaggaaatcgCAGTCAGCTGAAAACGATTACAAGTTCTGTTGTTTGCCACAACAACGGCGTAAATCGTGTTCCCATACAACTCTTCAAGTTGACTCATGAGTATATCGTGATTCATTACATTCAAATAAGCAGATACATCAAAGCTGCAGCTTTTTGTATTAAACATTTAATAGTAACACAATAAACACTCTGTTGAAACAGTGCTGATTGTGAAACAGTTGACCTTGTATCAGTTATACAGTATATAGCCTACTGTAAAGCTAGATGGCAGCACAACACAAATCGATCCTTCGACATCATAGTAGAAAAAGCCTCTCAATAATTTTCCATTGCTTCTGACTGGCCCAAATCTTAATGAGTGCTTTGCTTTCCAGTTGCCAATTCTGATTTCTAACATTCAAACAAATGTCTTAAAAATCTGTAATATCAGATATTTCCAGTAAATTATTGTCAACCCAATAATGTTTAGACAATTGGTATACACATAGCTGAGTGATGATATActccattcacacacaggaaaagatAACTATTTACACAGCTAAGAAGCATTAGATATACTTCACTGAAgttaaaaataagaaacttgtttaatatgtatatttgctttataaaaatacaattgtATTATATGCTTAAATGTAAGGAGGCTTCATATGTCCTTTTACAGAAGCTGATAATTGCATTTTCTATGCATAAGCTTAGTACACATGGTATAGATTGCATCTCAGCACATTCAGTTCACTTTGAGAGGATCCTAAATGTGGCAGTTTGGGGTACTGTAACAGCtctttcttgataaataaaGTCCTCCCCCTTTTGTGGCCTCGGTTCCTCTTCGGTTCATGGGTATTTCTGAGATGATCTCAAGGAATTATCGTCTATCTCAGCTGCCAAGCTCACTTTGGAAActgaagaagagacagacaTTATTGTCAAGTCCCATCGGACTGACTTGAAATTATCCATAAATCTCACAGTCTTACAGACATATTGAAACCTGCAGGTAAACATGGGAACACAAGCTTCTCAGTATTTATTATTAGTGTCTCACTTTCATCCAGAATATCCTGAGCTCTAATGGGCAAAAAGATGTAGCAGCCGTTCTTTCTGCATAGCTAGTTGTAAATCTGTAGAATTAAAAACCTCATAGGAAACTTATCTTTGTCTGCTGTGAGCAAAAAGCCCCAACAAGGGTCCTCCTTTGCCTTTCCATGAATGTCCTAGGCCACTGTGCATACATTATTGAATCTGCAGACTTGCGGCTCAGCTTCAGAGGCCCGTCTCTGTCTTTCTACCAGGAGGGCAAGTTGAGTGACATACAGGAGTGAGCGGCGGCGGCGCCGCCCATAGCCTTTTGAGCCAATCTTGTTCTCAGGGGCATTGGTGTCTTTTTggctgttttttaatttatgtagTCGGTGAAGCAGGTCGTGGTATACACATGTGACTAAGACACAGCCGGATGGTTTGGATGATGTCGACCTCCTGGGTCTGCCATTTAACCCAAagctggaaaagaaaaataaattgttgctATTTTCAGTCCTATCAACACATAATAGGTTGATAGGGTTTTAATATAAATTGTCATCAAGACTCATTCACATAAACAGTTCAGTAGGCGATAAGTTATCCACTGTACTCACTTACATACCTTctggaaaattacttttttcacATGGTTGAAATTATTTGGAATTCTTTGGAATAAAAGGTAGTATTTACAGCACTCAAGAGTGCTTTGAGGGTCTCCTGGTTCAGTTCCATCCTTTGATACATTTCTTACCGTAAATGTCAGCTAACAAATGAGCCCCCAAAATGCAGCTTTTTTTGTTACCTTAATTGAGTTGAGGCAGTTTTTGCACTCTCGCCCTGTCGTAGTCCAAAATGGATGTCCGAGTCCTGCTCATTGGCTGTCACTAAGCTGTTGCCCAGGTCTCTATTTGCACGGCTCCATACTTTAAACCTGCAACAGAAGAGATGGTGAAAGAAGGAACTGGTACTTATTCAAATACAAGTTGTAGAGTACAGACAAAATGTGATGATATAACAGTAGGACGAGTATTACAAATCCATTTAACCAACAATTTGTTATCACAGTTATATtagtatctgtatatatgcagACCACTCAATCAATCAgtgctgctccatcactgcatCATTTTACCCCTAATCTTTAGTAACATTTAACTATCAAAGTTGTTTAATGTGTCGAATTATGTGTGTtgaataatgtatatattatgtTGACAATGTCTCACTAATGTTTCATAAAGGTCAACACTTCCTTTCAATGCTAAAAGATAGAACAAAGCTTTGCTTTTGAGAGTGAACACAATGTTCTCACAGTGCTCTCCAGTCATGCAACTCACCTTTTTTTTAGACCGGAGTTGAGCTCCTCGGTGGCATCTTTTACCAGTGGCAGGACGgtggtgaaaacacagcagcagatgatggTTTGCACGGCTAATCTCATCTTGGCTGAAAACTTCAAaagtaaatatgtaaaaaaatggTATGTATGAGGTTTTGTTTGAAAACCTGCCACAAGGGATGATTGATTAGATGAAGAAATTATTTAATTGGCAATTTATTATTAAATGGGGGCTGAGAAACTAGTTTCTtgtaaattacaaatatattcaatattaatggaTATGTCAGACAGGCCATCATCACTGAATTAATGAAAAATACGTTCTAGTCTTTCAGACATGGTCCTAACTTTGACAAAGCATCAATCTATAGTCCTAAATacctaaatacattttaaccatTGTTCGAAAACAATcttaaactcaaattaaaattGTTGAAAAAGTCACTTACCCCAGGCTCTAGCTTGTATCTTGATGTAGAAAAAATGATGGCATGCATTCAAGTGTTTTGTGTACTATTCAGGACAGtaaggtgtgttttttttcaaagctgtAAAGACTTTACTATGAGTTGAAGTCTGAAGTTTACAGAGCTAACATGAGAGGCTTTatagaaggagggagggagctgtACCTGAATGCCAGACCCAGTGGGAGGGGCTGTGGGACAGTTCATGTCAACCCTGACTACCCCACATGTAGACAGTCAAACCAGAAATATGCAGAGTAAAATTAGAATCGAATTAGAAATCCCCAAAACAGTATGACTATTGCATTTTACTTTGTGTAAATCTTAATTCTGATTTATATCAACCATTCTTTCGGGTATGTTAAAGCAATTGGATTTATGCATTTCAGAGTTTTATGGGATGATCttaattatgtattatttactCAAATATATATACCTTgctttgaaaaaatgtattaacattttttgtttcaacatttttctgtttaactTGTTTTTGGGTTGATTGTAAGGATAGGTTTATTGGCCATGCTTTGATTATAGCAGTTAAGTTACTTGCAAATGTGGTTTTGCTGAAATATTTCGAAAGATGTTATTAGATATCTCTGCTTAACCCAGGTTAGCCATCTGTGATTTCAAATTGCTACAGGGGGCTGAGAATATTTAAATTAGGACTGCGTTGTTATGGTAACTGCATGCACTGAGAAAATTAGGAGGAAACTCGTGCTTTATACTGCACTTGTGCAACGCCAGAGGATGGGTGCTTTAACTCTGAGTGCTAATTATATCCACTGGTATAGGTCCTTCCAGGCAATCTAAACACAGGCAGTTCCCTGCCTGTGTAAAGATTAACCCCATATTTAGGTGTTCCATTTTAGTTGCATCGACTTTGCTTTGAGTTGTAAGAACTAAGAGCATTAGAAGTGTAAAAATAGTGTTAAGGGATTTAGGGGATTACCTTAAAAAATTTCCGCAGATTGCGTACTCCCAAACCTTTAAAATTGCATTCAAAAAATCTATGTGACTGAGAATAGGGAGATCAAAACTGAGAAACGCCACGAAATTCTCCCACGTCCAACCCAAAGTTATTTGATTAACATTAGTATAAATCAGAGAACGCCAGCAAATCCTGATGgagagtgtttgtttttttgctggaAAAATTAACTAAATGACCATCAATTTTGAAAACTGTTTACCGCAAATCAACATTTCTGTAAGtagtaatttattttttcaaacctttgatttaatttcttttgaACTTAAGTGacttcatattttatatatcatGAGCTCAGGTAGCGTATGGTCAACACAGGAGTGTGAAAGGTCGTCACTGTgttcttaaaaatattttttacaagaTGAAGACAATATCTAATCTTATGAAgccttttcatcttttttgttTCAGACCTTCTACTGTCATACTTAGCCAAAAAATACTATTTGATTTACCTGGAAGATAATATCTACTCTTGCTGTACTTTTTGGCAGGGTGTTGTTGATATTGGGTTGGGTTTGTATTTCTAAAAACCAAATATACAGACCTCACAGACCTTGTACAACATACAACTGATGAAAGCTGTTAAAGGGGATATTTATGAAAATTGGCATTAGTCCTGAAAACCAATGAGTAATCATGTTCACACCTTCAGCAGCCTTGTGTTATTTCTGGCAAAGGTGAGCACGGATTTACAAGCATGTCCTGACCTGCATTTTGGAGGTACTGGAAAGAACAcagtttattcatttgtttagttGATGCAGTCatgttatctttctttttcttttcctgcctAATGTGCAGACCAAAAATCTTTGTTACTCGACCCCACCCGAACGCATGGTGAAAGCTAGCTACTTTGAGTACTGAGAGGTGTGTGAAagatgtgtgtacatgtatatgtttttaaaatgcagattAGATAGCCAGGACCTGCTCTCTCCAGTTATTTTAAATGCTGGTGGAGTGCCCGCTCTAAACTTGCCTATTTCGATTTGGCTTTTTACTTGGTCTGTGCTATTGCTAGTTCTAGCTTTCATGAGATATGCCATAAGAAGCAACTTCACATTTCCGTCTGAACGAGTACAGACAGCAGTGGGTACTGGGGCCTTTACTACGGGCTATCAGGCCCTTGTTTAACCAAAGGGAGAATTGTGTTTGCATCCTCGGCACAAGTCATACACTGAGGAGATTGCCTGGTTCAGGACGAGCTGAGTGTTGCCCAGTACACACACTGGACAGAGTCTGCATTCACCACTGCCATTAAAATGTGGCTCCACATGAGTCTCGTGATCAGATCTCCCCGctctatttaaataaacacGTACGTCATGTCTGTTCACGaagaccaaattatgttgtttttacgCAGTCTGAATACACAAGTGtttcctgtgtatgtgtgtttatgtgtgtgtgtcggcacgAGTCAGCAAAAGAGAGACGAGTCAGAATAGTCTGAATGAATCtgaatttgtgaatatgggctttacaaataaaatttgattgattgattgattgattgagagaAAGATGACGCAGGAGATGAACAGGCAGATCAGTGCGGCATCAGTAGTAATACTCCCACATGCACAGATCTACGTTCAGTGCATGTTCTTGTTAGAAACCTCTGCAGGTCTAGTGATGTTTTTGTTAAGGCTAGAAAGGGTACTTTCTCCCATTTCCTGTCTGATATGGTTCAATCAAACTGCTGCCATTGCAGATAAAGTTCAATATGTTTGGCTTGTTAATCCAAAAATCTGGCCGAGATTGCTTGAAAAGGAGAATCTCAGTCCAGTTCCAGGCAGAGTTTCGTGCAGGATCTGGTGTGAAAGCACAATTTTTTTGACTGGAGATACAGTATGTAACCTACATGGTTCCAGGTATTACAGATGATATATGAGGATAGTCAACGAAAACGACCAATCAGTGAGTGACTTGTCAGTCTAAATGACCTAACGTGAGCAGCTCttggtttattttgaaaaggaagTGGATAATTTCTTCAAGGCAAGGGCAATGCCTTTTAAAGGTTTTCCCTTGGTTCAGACAAAATTAACTGATTGACAATGCTCAAAGTGATTTGCACAATAAATGCTTGGTGATGAAAGATTGCAAATAAAAGTAATCAGGCTTCTTCCCAGTCTGCTAAAAACTTTTATATGAGACATGTGTTGACCTGCCTGCAACTGATGGACTCCCCCAACTACAGTCGTCATCCTCACCACGTTTGTAAACTACATTTCCGCACCTGTGAAAGTGTCAGGCCTGTTATGATATGACTTAACAAAACCCAATTACACACAAAAGATTGATGCGTTCATAGAAACAAACCATAGTACCTTAACTAGATACACCCAGTGCTGTCATGACAACAATACTGCACCTTTTACAAGCCAAAAGATGATTCAGGAATCTGTGTTTTAACACAATCCTGTCCTATACTTAAATCGGTTTCCCTTTAACTGTTTTACCTGCCAATGTCTTGTCTCATGCGACACAATTTCACAACTTCCCCCAAACATTGTGTAACTGTATAATGGTTGCAGTTGTAGCTTTTATGTTGCATACAAAAGAGATCATGACGGTATGGTGAGGGTACGGTTGAATTAAGCCAGTCAGGAGTCAGTCGAGCCAGTATAAGCTCAACATAGGCTGTGTGATGTCATTAGACATTCAGAGATAAACAGGAAGGAAATATAAGGATCTTGTTAACTCTTCTGCTCTTGTAGGTAGTCCCATCCAGTCTTTCTGGCAATCAACACATTAATATGCAACTTGTCTAAATGCGAAAAGTAGGCATTCCTCTTAGTTCACTTCTGAAcaatttgtgtgttgttttgtgtggaaAAATACATGGTTTGATTTTTCCCATTTACAGGTGTCTGTTTTCCTAAGGGAAAATCAGTGTTCCACAAATTACTGATGGGTATGGTGAGAGAAATAACAGAATGATCTGAACAATCACattgtttgaatgtttattaGGTGTATGATAGTCTTTGGCCATTGTCCATATTTTGGTTTCAGTACAGAACCATTGCTCAGCCATGTCAGAAAAACACAGGTATTGTCAGTTAACTTCAACCTAAAACACACTTAACAAAATTAATATCAAATTTCTGGctaattaattaaaatcaaaatacCAAGAATTACTATCACCTACTAGAGTTGTGCAGATAGATGATTATGTCTGTGATCAATCATTTCACTTTCTATAGTCTCACCTATGCTTCTACCACGTATAACAAATATTTGTGACAATGACACAAcgactcacacaaacatcagtgtgtaCTGTAAGTGCCTCACTGAAACAGAAATGGAGTGGAGGAGataataaacagacagacagtacATATCAGTCTGctgacttttcatttttcatggtTTTAATAAAACTTTTGGCACTAATTCCGAGCAAATGGACAGCAAGTGAAAGAGAGAGCACATGCTGTGAGCCATAAACAGCTGTCTCTATAACGTGTCTCCCCTGCTCAGCACATAAGGAAGAAATAATGatcataaataatattttttatttattaggtTGGAGTGAGAACCAGATAGTTACTGCATTACAACTGAAAGGGATCAAAATTATTTAAGAGGAACTGGATTATAATATACGCTTTATCATATGTGTTATTAAATTGATACCAATAATAATTTTTGAATACAGTATATTGTGATATTTGACCAATGAACCAATCAGCCAATTTAGGGGAGCGCgaggtaatgtgggacatcgggtaatgtgagacaccccctgtatctaggcaacgcaACATGTTTTCGAGTCCCTCCCATTCCCCcgttgccatgaaggagaagttggtgctggtgctgtggaaagtatggtttttcacaaaaatttgtttttttgtatgtaaaagtaaattctCTTGCTTTGAAcgtaatcaactgttgtgtcaggATAAATTGATTCAGGTTTAAAAACtaatatcatacatgttggtgaacttccaacatataaaaccatgtgattgatgctagctgaagattagcctgaattgctaagagatgttgttttttctaaaacggtggctgtgagGTAAAGTTGGACAAATGCTGgtgggacagtgtctcactttaccccaccatgaagcacgagttcagtttagtcttaaacatattttagtgatatattacattatatatgttttacttttaatgttataaacattgtagaaaagccatcatgccaagaaactatacaccaggaagacaacttggggccaaacaccccacacagagatggagagtgcagccgctgtggtcatgcaaggaaagaattcttaagaaaagctggaagggatagaaatattgataagacaatcctcaaaatattcataaagaaaaacaagaaaggggaggtaaaatcagtagcctggggtgcagtagctgaggtaaagagaatattcacagatgagatggagtaggagcttgccaaacacttaaacaactagctgaccagttctagctgtcgggattttaactattacaacatgagttgttatggtagttttagagtggaaaaagtaagtggaccactttaccccgtagcacGGGTAAagtgggagaggcggtggtctagtggcagaaacttggactatgggcagagaaggtctcaaGTTCGTCTCTGGtgcaactccacggagagacaacaaaagacaaacctggattgatctgtccaaaaatccaagagtctccctaccctgtttagtgcccctgagcaaggcaccttactcccccgagcgccgtacatggtcgctcactgctctgtgtgtcctgcaccagatgggtcaaaagcagaagtaaaatttccctacctgcatgagtgtgcctttgcatgtttgtgcatgtgtttgggactaataaatacaTCTGAATCttaagaccactttttttaaacaatcatattttcactgccctttgtcctgaagacattctgatcatttccattgctagaaaacatcctgaattaatgggaaattttactgatatatcattttagctcgcctagaggggagcaaatgtaagaAATGTCCCAccttaccccgctctcccctaccatCTTTCCGAACATTCTCTGTAAGTTCACTAGCATCTAATGCACCAGTTATGTTCTATGCAATAATGTCACTT encodes the following:
- the LOC133955569 gene encoding pro-adrenomedullin-like, which gives rise to MRLAVQTIICCCVFTTVLPLVKDATEELNSGLKKRFKVWSRANRDLGNSLVTANEQDSDIHFGLRQGESAKTASTQLSFGLNGRPRRSTSSKPSGCVLVTCVYHDLLHRLHKLKNSQKDTNAPENKIGSKGYGRRRRRSLLYVTQLALLVERQRRASEAEPQVCRFNNVCTVA